The following coding sequences lie in one Fusarium poae strain DAOMC 252244 chromosome 1, whole genome shotgun sequence genomic window:
- a CDS encoding hypothetical protein (SECRETED:SignalP(1-16)~TransMembrane:1 (n4-11c16/17o424-448i)~BUSCO:28792at5125~CAZy:GH72) produces MKSVALLSVLAAVASATPTLKEPPSKRGSLPTVTASGNAFWAGNERFYLRGIDYQPGGASANEDPLADPKICKRDIKYFKELGVNVIRVYAVDNKADHDECMKALDDAGIYLVLDVNNPKYSINRATPGPSYNAAYIQSVLATVEMFAQYENTLAFFSGNEVMNDEKDTDKSAPYVKAITRDMRNYIKARKLRKIPVGYSAADVASNRMQTAHYMNCGSDEVRSDFFAFNDYSWCNSDFKTSGWDVKVKNFTDYGIPIFLSEYGCIESRPRKFEEIKPMMDSDMSSVYSGGLMYEYSLEDNDYGIVKIKGNTVQPEDEFDLFKSALSKYPAPTGAGGAAKASHGVECPKSESVWQVDPSYLPEMPAQAEKYMKDGAGKGPGINGDGSHFDTDSGTATASVAVGTSTSTGDSSSSNSDDDDDSGAATLGFGALYVTGAATFFTLFGTLLL; encoded by the exons ATGAAGTCTGTCGCTCTTCTCTCAGTCTTGGCAGCTGTCGCCTCTGCCACCCCTACTCTCAAGGAGCCCCCCAGCAAGCGTGGATCCCTTCCTACCGTCACTGCTTCAGGCAATG CGTTCTGGGCCGGCAACGAGCGTTTCTACCTCCGAGGCATTGACTACCAGCCTGGTGGTGCCTCCGCTAATGAGGATCCTCTGGCCGACCCCAAGATCTGCAAACGTGATATCAAGTACTTCAAGGAACTCGGCGTCAACGTTATCCGCGTTTACGCCGTCGACAACAAGGCCGATCACGATGAGTGCATGAAGGCGCTCGACGACGCTGGCATCTACCTCGTTCTCGATGTCAACAACCCCAAGTACTCCATCAACCGTGCCACCCCTGGCCCTTCGTACAACGCCGCCTACATCCAGAGCGTTCTTGCTACTGTCGAGATGTTCGCCCAGTACGAGAACACCCTTGCTTTCTTCTCTGGTAACGAGGTCATGAACGACGAAAAGGACACCGACAAGTCTGCTCCTTACGTCAAGGCCATCACCCGTGATATGCGAAACTACATCAAGGCTCGCAAGCTTCGCAAGATTCCCGTCGGTTACTCTGCTGCCGATGTTGCCTCCAACCGCATGCAGACTGCTCACTACATGAACTGCGGTTCCGACGAGGTCCGATCCGACTTCTTCGCTTTCAACGATTACTCCTGGTGCAACAGTGACTTCAAGACCTCCGGCTGGgacgtcaaggtcaagaactTCACCGACTACGGTATCCCTATCTT CCTGTCCGAATATGGTTGCATCGAGAGCCGTCCCCGTAAGTTTGAGGAGATCAAGCCCATGATGGACTCCGACATGTCCTCTGTCTACTCTGGTGGTCTCATGTACGAGTACTCTCTCGAGGACAACGACTACGGCATCgtcaagatcaagggcaACACCGTTCAGCCTGAGGACGAGTTCGATCTCTTCAAGTCCGCTCTCTCCAAGTACCCTGCTCCCACTGGCGCCGGCGGTGCCGCCAAGGCTTCTCATGGTGTTGAGTGTCCCAAGTCCGAGTCCGTCTGGCAAGTCGACCCTAGCTACCTCCCCGAGATGCCTGCCCAGGCCGAGAAGTACATGAAGGATGGTGCTGGTAAGGGTCCCGGTATCAACGGTGACGGTTCTCACTTCGACACTGACAGCGGTACTGCCACCGCCAGTGTTGCCGTTGGCACCTCCACATCCACCGGCGActcttcctcatccaactctgacgatgacgacgacagcGGCGCCGCTACCCTCGGCTTCGGTGCTCTCTATGTCACCGGCGCTGCTACTTTCTTCACCCTCTTCGGAACCCTTCTTCTGTAA
- a CDS encoding hypothetical protein (BUSCO:40049at5125) translates to MSTATPLPTYASYKHILVSSSGPFVAHVEINRPKKLNAFSQEVWLEFGHVFDQLSNDSDVRAIVVSGAGDRAFTAGLDVQAASGDGILSDAAGDVAKKAKVLRNHIEEFQDSISAMEKCEKPVICVLHGIAIGLAIDIACCADIRICASTVRFAVKEVDIGMAADIGTLSRLPKIVGSTSWVKDVCLTARDFSAQEALSMGFVSQVHENKQAAVQAAVALASTLAEKSPVAVQGTKELLNYSRDHSVAEGLRYTKVWNAAAVQGRDFAVGLTSGLKKTKPRFEKL, encoded by the exons ATGTCCACCGCTACGCCTCTCCCCACTTACGCTTCTTATAAGCATATACTTGTCAGCTCTTCAGGACCCTTTGTCGCACATGTTGAGATCAATCGTCCCAAGAAGCTCAATGCTTTCTCACAGGAAGTCTGGCTTGAGTTTGGTCACGTTTTCGACCAGCTCAGCAATGATTCAGACGTACGCGCTATTGTGGTCAGCGGCGCTGGCGATCGCGCATTTACAGCCGGTCTCGACGTGCAGGCTGCGTCTGGAGACGGGATCCTCTCTGATGCTGCAGGCGACGTCgcgaagaaggccaaggtgTTGAGGAATCACATCGAAGAGTTCCAAGATTCAATTAGTGCTATGGAGAAATGTGAAAAGC CTGTCATTTGTGTTCTTCATGGTATTGCTATTGGTCTTGCTATTGATATTGCATGCTGCGCTGATATCCGCATCTGCGCTTCCACCGTGCGCTTCGCCGTCAAAGAAGTTGACATTGGTATGGCGGCGGACATCGGCACGCTCTCTCGCCTTCCCAAGATCGTTGGCTCGACATCGTGGGTCAAGGATGTGTGTCTCACAGCGCGAGACTTTTCTGCGCAGGAGGCGCTGTCGATGGGCTTTGTGAGCCAGGTCCACGAAAACAAACAGGCGGCTGTACAAGCCGCAGTGGCGTTGGCGTCAACGCTTGCTGAGAAGAGCCCTGTGGCAGTTCAGGGAACGAAGGAGCTGCTCAATTACAGTAGAGATCATAGTGTCGCAGAGGGCTTGAGGTATACAAAGGTGTGGAATGCGGCGGCTGTGCAGGGCAGGGATTTTGCCGTGGGGTTGACGAGCGGGTTAAAGAAGACGAAGCCTCGGTTCGAGAAGTTGTAG
- the TFB5 gene encoding TFIIH complex subunit tfb5: MPRAIRGVLIECDPSIKSIIVSIDSANHDYIIEDLDDERVVVKENMVSMLKAKLEDRLKENLPPEEESGSE; the protein is encoded by the exons ATGCCTCGCGCAATCAGAG GCGTTCTTATCGAATGCGATCCCTCCATCAAATCCATCATTGTCAGCATCGATAGTGCCAACCATGACTACATAATCGAAGATCTCGACGACGAACGCGTAGTCGTCAAAGAAAACATGGTCTCGAtgctcaaggccaagctcGAGGAC CGACTAAAGGAAAACCTGCCTCCCGAAGAGGAATCTGGCTCAGAATAG
- a CDS encoding hypothetical protein (TransMembrane:4 (i93-110o146-166i204-224o244-261i)~BUSCO:41671at5125): protein MAADVQTKDSMKETASLKLQESQTKKRTNDYKGFIAGVFSGIAKLSVGHPFDTIKVRLQTTDPSRFKGPLQCVTQTVRNEGFRGLYKGATPPLVGWMFMDSVMLGSLTVYRRLLSEHVFNVQPLGTDVTLSSPGTAPKMHTALPSFGHGIAGILAGATVSFIAAPVEHIKARLQIQYAAQKSDRLYAGPIDCLRKIYRHHGFPGVYHGLSATLLFRAFFFFWWGSYDIISRQLRERTNLGTPAVNFWAGGLSAQVFWLTSYPSDVVKQRIMTDPLGGGLNDGVQRFPRWKDAAVAVYKERGWKGYWRGFVPCFLRAFPANAMALVAFEGVMRSLP, encoded by the exons ATGGCTGCAGACGTGCAAACGAAGGACAGCATGAAAGAGACAGCGTCCCTGAAATTGCAAGAGAGTCAAACGAAAAAGAGGACGAATGATTACAAAGGGTTTATTGCGGGAGTCTTTAGCGGTATAGCTAAGCTATCTG TCGGCCATCCTTTCGACACCATCAAGGTCCGGTTACAAACAACAGACCCAAGTCGATTTAAAGGCCCCCTCCAATGCGTTACGCAGACTGTTCGCAATGAGGGTTTTCGTGGGCTCTACAAGGGCGCAACGCCGCCTTTGGTCGGATGGATGTTTATGGACTCAGTCATGCTGGGCTCGTTGACTGTTTATCGCCGGCTTCTTTCAGAACACGTATTTAATGTCCAACCCTTGGGCACAGACGTTACTTTGTCTTCGCCGGGTACGGCACCAAAAATGCACACAGCGCTCCCGAGTTTCGGCCACGGCATCGCAGGCATATTGGCTGGTGCGACAGTCAGCTTCATCGCTGCGCCAGTCGAGCATATCAAGGCTCGACTACAGATTCAGTACGCAGCGCAAAAGTCGGACAGGTTATACGCTGGGCCAATTGATTGTTTACGAAAGATATATCGACACCACGGATTTCCAGGTGTCTACCACGGTCTGTCAGCGACACTTCTCTTCAGagcgttcttcttcttttggtgGGGCAGCTACGATATCATATCACGACAACTACGCGAGAGAACGAATCTCGGCACGCCGGCTGTGAATTTCTGGGCTGGTGGTCTCAGTGCTCAAGTTTTCTGGTTGACGAGTTATCCAAGCGACGTGGTAAAGCAGCGTATCATGACTGATCCCCTAGGTGGAGGGCTCAACGATGGAGTTCAGAGATTTCCTCGATGGAAGGATGCGGCAGTTGCTGTGTATAAGGAGCGCGGTTGGAAAGGTTACTGGAGAGGTTTCGTGCCGTGTTTCTTGAGGGCGTTCCCGGCGAATGCAATGGCGTTGGTTGCTTTTGAGGGTGTTATGAGATCCTTGCCATGA
- a CDS encoding hypothetical protein (TransMembrane:1 (o24-44i)), which yields MANGDSNDSNDANDDGFNFGQEPFAWALIPLFVILVLGLTATVIQIRRRRRRRGNQWPGSNPQAPAYSGLRGGRTSNRGALWNGTRSQEGLNELGQAPPPYDGKKERRNPLELRDLEAGGSPPEYPSEPPPALVTDGRRS from the coding sequence ATGGCAAACGGCGACTCTAACGATTCCAACGATGCCAACGATGACGGCTTCAACTTTGGACAAGAACCATTCGCCTGGGCTCTTATTCCCTTGTTTGTCATCCTCGTCCTTGGGTTGACAGCAACTGTCATCCAAATTAGACGTCGACGCCGCCGTCGTGGGAACCAATGGCCCGGCTCAAATCCCCAAGCACCCGCATATTCAGGACTTCGTGGCGGTAGAACATCAAATCGTGGAGCCCTATGGAATGGTACTAGGTCTCAAGAAGGTCTGAACGAGCTTGGACAGGCGCCGCCGCCGTATGATGGCAAGAAGGAGAGGCGGAATCCCTTGGAACTGAGAGATCTTGAAGCTGGTGGCAGTCCACCCGAGTATCCTTCTGAACCGCCACCAGCTCTCGTGACGGATGGTCGGAGATCTTGA
- the RPL22 gene encoding 60S ribosomal protein L22 (BUSCO:59137at5125), protein MAPQAKKSGKAQKQTKKYIIDASQPASDKIFDVAAFEKFLQDRIKVEGRTNNLGDNVVVKQQGEGKIEIIAHNELSGRYLKYLTKKFLKKQQLRDWLRVVSTSRGVYELKFFNVVNDEADEDDE, encoded by the exons ATGGCTCCTCAGGCA AAGAAGTCGGGCAAGGCCCAGAAGCAGACCAAGAAG TACATCATTGATGCTTCTCAGCCTGCCAGCGACAAGATCTTCGACGTCGCTGCCTTCGAGAAGTTCCTCCAGGACCGCATCAAGGTCGAGGGCCGCACCAACAACCTTGGCGACAACGTCGTTGTCAAGCAGCAGGGTGAGGGCAAGATCGAGATCATTGCCCACAACGAGCTCTCTGGTCGTTACCTCAAGTACCT GACCAAGAAGTtcctcaagaagcagcagcTCCGTGACTGGCTCCGCGTCGTCTCCACCTCTCGCGGTGTCTACGAGCTCAAGTTCTTCAACGTCGTCAACGACGAGGCtgacgaggacgacgagTAA
- a CDS encoding hypothetical protein (BUSCO:1240at5125) encodes MGVSDRKSLPLPAPTETETNTTPTDLTSTADVVNPGDEKSSYSIPEDGTPVTIATRGHKASKSQTSLLIEYFEGGKSTVGSTGERRPSVRVRLTPSKRGRSDHHIQVTESARNTSVTRRIPLGDSEFDADDGQSMDSYASATEESNVSRNPIDIEIDRSSHRRRRPASPLIPSETYDVNASEISAIPSDSFLDGTGNNTDAKAESPTGTRDMSTAAGAHALARDAADEVRNRKSRTRDRSKVSTTHSSRDKSTSDRKRRPKSRTSSVSERTEEPIKTHRRRSSRSQQLESNVSGLDSNVSASHLAPSHRTHAAHSSRSDVSKSSINNPKLLETVEDAIRRLILPELNALKRETSKREGRRDSFTSSGTSLSKDELTPDRRRSSVQRHESKDRRNREARHVLEANSDLSQDSVEDDYRQYENDSVAPKRDMAKGTAAGVAAGAAAAGAAAAGAAAAGFASSILSDSTQGDRKPRERRRRRAESTHSRAMSRDPYADQYEDDHVVPQPPMPLMSEINPSEMTRTSIRSADTDRPQSASEEITPIKNVPGGYVSGNSTPTPSATPSNVDNRLSTSHANVSQGDLRALPRGQKDYVEEYEPDEYGQKHPLERQGQYEEEDISDNDYPEGGYDNSYFATQDVPPPLKYVPYQAGARGLSPIPSVSGYTEGGSEYHPRNSRSMHSTSPAYYEQSGDRRDSRSTPSLNSLQQRDLEHMSPRDSGMDYRNSTYTGDSELEKVASGQAVRGIAANPNVVHPPMGPESAVASLIDGSMLDPSMLSAAYSDYPTHRDSALSYDDQSRTYSSRGASPDKQYMDGSELEPERHATPSARSNKSQEFTEYDLDDHGRKVARARSPTASEVAIATGAVAALKAAQGKKQSATEEPEEYRGAGVFRNKSFKERTLEGHEPRNTPAHSIDRLSYDDSPKLGPSGLPDFNNPMPEFGYIDDDAQTNPSVVQDRLDGEHHDDASEGRVTPTPRNVAAHRAESAASQDQDEWQRTSDDRKRDTLITNPYEDTSPVANPALNDNIMAARGFGAPYHTGSPGYNPKYDEGYMSNGNNRTPDLHPNTKALHMSLPGSPSAAGQDPFYAPKDARHMSGMSQGMGSPFFDAATGQGIDRIENKDIVSLMQHLMVRDAQRSARDTEIVALLMNSAIEMRSSMNELKNLVQDTSDDVIFAGSENTEKLQKAINGPRPYPGARSVQSISQIDTFNEAAAKKNLFKRAFQGLSNKGTSDFKRIEEILMQILGEVDDLKVQGTVQAPSTSGGRGPSFDNLQPEGHFEQDRGYEPEGNSTITPSQSGHFSLSNSRSRLAGERKFSDNRISTVAEHEDEYEHDHPSPSAERSNPNMLTPERSGFQRGSSVPLDTPPQPSGVPQPMSNENTPRTTEKKKKHKSGLSGWFPKISRWSGTTASSQGKGKEEVKYDDYPPSRSASSLGSYNDGDYSHGPYDDQLPAGFQQQELPTAPSAALPAPVRREISRTPGDAPKYKVHRNSLNLQHPQPRQGQTERFRNALEFSAQEYNVPMTPRSADWGGSVSSFNQMGQNTNRYSQASSTGAPQDPAYWTTSPTGPPRPPKEPIEPTGSPSAMSPQQRGSRISKLAKGSPAPHPSDESGYATMSGTHFSNYTSSPKPENRNLNAALGVPTRRPSGPRAMTPKSPEDESRRRKREDTFGSVASHNTDDTETF; translated from the exons ATGGGTGTATCTGACAGAAAATCTCTTCCACTTCCCGCTCCCACCGAAACCGAGACTAATACCACGCCCACCGACCTCACATCAACGGCGGATGTGGTGAATCCCGGCGACGAAAAGTCATCATACTCCATCCCCGAAGACGGAACTCCCGTCACCATTGCTACCCGTGGACACAAGGCTAGCAAATCTCAAACCTCTTTGCTCATCGAATACTTCGAAGGAGGCAAGTCCACTGTTGGTTCAACAGGCGAGCGCCGCCCCAGCGTCCGTGTCCGCCTCACACCTTCCAAGAGAGGTCGATCTGATCATCACATCCAAGTCACCGAGAGCGCCCGTAACACCTCGGTGACTCGACGGATACCTTTGGGCGATTCTGAGTTTGACGCAGACGACGGTCAAAGCATGGACTCTTACGCCTCCGCCACCGAAGAGTCTAACGTCTCGAGAAATCCAATTGACATTGAGATTGATCGTAGCAGCCATAGACGTAGACGACCAGCCAGCCCTTTGATTCCCTCAGAAACGTACGACGTCAACGCCTCAGAAATCTCCGCCATCCCATCTGACAGCTTCCTTGACGGCACTGGTAACAACACCGACGCCAAGGCAGAAAGCCCAACAGGAACAAGGGATATGTCCACAGCTGCTGGTGCTCACGCACTGGCGAGAGATGCAGCAGACGAGGTCAGAAATCGTAAGAGCAGAACCAGAGATAGGTCAAAGGTTTCCACAACACATTCGTCGAGGGACAAGTCGACATCAGACAGAAAACGTCGACCAAAAAGCAGAACCAGCAGCGTTTCTGAGAGGACGGAGGAACCTATTAAAACCCATCGCCGTCGCTCCAGCAGAAGCCAACAACTGGAATCCAATGTGTCAGGTCTTGACTCGAATGTCTCAGCATCTCACCTGGCCCCTAGCCACCGCACACACGCAGCACATTCCTCACGATCAGATGTCTCCAaatcatcaatcaacaatcCAAAGCTGCTGGAGACTGTCGAAGACGCTATTCGTCGACTAATATTACCCGAACTCAATGCTCTCAAGCGGGAAACCAGCAAGAGAGAGGGTCGCCGGGACTCCTTCACTTCATCCGGCACATCACTTTCAAAAGACGAGTTGACACCCGACCGCCGGCGGTCGTCAGTTCAACGACATGAATCAAAGGATAGGCGTAACAGAGAGGCTCGTCATGTCCTCGAGGCTAACTCTGATTTGAGCCAAGATTCCGTTGAGGATGATTACCGCCAGTATGAAAACGATTCTGTTGCTCCCAAGCGTGACATGGCCAAGGGGACAGCTGCTGGCGTTGCCGCTggtgctgctgccgctggtgctgctgccgctggtgctgctgccgctggcTTCGCCTCATCTATTCTATCCGATAGCACACAAGGCGACCGAAAGCCAAGAGAGCGACGCCGCCGGAGAGCCGAATCCACGCATAGCCGTGCTATGAGTCGTGATCCTTATGCGGACCAGTACGAAGATGATCACGTCGTCCCTCAACCACCAATGCCCCTCATGAGTGAGATCAATCCTTCGGAAATGACCAGGACTTCCATCCGATCTGCCGATACCGACAGACCTCAGTCAGCCAGTGAGGAAATCACCCCCATCAAGAATGTCCCTGGTGGATATGTCTCTGGAAACTCAACTCCTACACCGTCAGCGACCCCTTCAAATGTCGACAACAGATTATCTACCTCACACGCCAACGTATCACAAGGTGACCTAAGAGCTCTTCCTCGAGGCCAGAAAGATTACGTGGAGGAGTACGAGCCGGACGAGTACGGCCAAAAACATCCTCTCGAGCGCCAGGGCCAgtatgaggaagaagatatTTCTGACAATGACTATCCTGAAGGTGGATATGACAACTCTTACTTCGCTACTCAAGATGTTCCTCCACCTCTGAAATATGTCCCCTACCAGGCTGGTGCTCGAGGTCTCAGCCCCATTCCCAGCGTCTCCGGTTATACCGAGGGAGGCAGCGAGTATCATCCTCGCAATTCAAGGAGCATGCACTCCACGAGCCCCGCCTACTATGAGCAGTCCGGGGATCGTCGTGACAGTCGATCAACTCCCTCTCTCAACTCCTTACAGCAGAGGGACCTTGAACACATGTCTCCTCGCGATTCTGGCATGGACTACCGCAACTCTACCTATACCGGTGATAGCGAGCTGGAAAAGGTTGCGTCTGGACAGGCCGTGCGCGGCATCGCTGCCAACCCCAACGTCGTTCACCCTCCTATGGGCCCAGAATCAGCAGTTGCCTCCTTGATTGACGGATCTATGCTTGACCCTTCCATGTTGAGTGCTGCTTACAGCGATTACCCCACTCATCGTGACTCAGCACTGTCTTATGACGACCAGTCAAGGACCTACAGCAGTCGTGGTGCTAGCCCCGACAAGCAATATATGGACGGCAGCGAGTTGGAGCCCGAGAGGCATGCCACACCCAGTGCCAGATCAAACAAGTCACAAGAATTCACCGAATATGATCTTGACGACCATGGTCGTAAGGTGGCTCGGGCAAGATCTCCCACCGCTTCTGAAGTGGCTATTGCGACTGGCGCTGTCGCAGCTCTTAAAGCCGCACAGGGTAAGAAGCAGTCAGCTACTGAGGAGCCAGAGGAATACCGAGGCGCTGGCGTCTTCCGAAACAAGTCTTTCAAGGAGCGCACCTTGGAAGGCCACGAACCTCGCAACACTCCTGCACATAGCATCGACCGTCTCTCCTATGATGATTCACCCAAGTTGGGCCCGAGTGGTTTGCCTGACTTTAACAACCCCATGCCCGAGTTTGGCTACATAGATGATGATGCTCAAACCAACCCTTCAGTCGTGCAAGACCGTCTGGATGGTGAGCACCACGATGATGCCTCAGAGGGTCGAGTTACACCTACGCCTCGAAATGTCGCGGCACATCGTGCCGAGAGTGCTGCcagccaagaccaagacgaGTGGCAGCGCACCTCCGATGATCGCAAGAGAGACACCCTCATCACCAACCCATACGAGGATACCAGCCCTGTTGCTAACCCAGCCCTGAACGACAACATCATGGCAGCCCGTGGCTTCGGAGCTCCATACCATACCGGCAGCCCTGGCTACAACCCGAAGTATGACGAAGGTTACATGTCCAATGGCAACAACCGAACCCCCGATCTCCATCCCAACACCAAGGCGCTGCACATGTCTCTGCCCGGATCTCCCAGTGCTGCTGGCCAGGATCCCTTCTACGCCCCCAAGGACGCCCGTCACATGAGTGGCATGTCTCAAGGCATGGGCTCGCCCTTCTTCGATGCGGCCACTGGCCAAGGAATTGACCGTATTGAGAATAAAGACATTGTATCTTTGATGCAGCACCTCATGGTTCGCGATGCTCAGCGCTCTGCTCGAGACACTGAGATCGTGGCACTGCTTATGAACTCAGCTATTGAGATGCGTTCTTCCATGAACGAACTTAAGAACCTCGTCCAGGACACCAGTGACGATGTCATCTTTGCCGGCAGTGAAAACACAGAGAAGCTCCAGAAGGCTATCAACGGCCCCCGTCCCTACCCTGGTGCCCGATCAGTTCAAAGCATTTCCCAGATCGACACTTTCAACGAGGCAGCCGCGAAGAAGAACCTGTTCAAGCGAGCATTCCAAGGTCTCAGCAACAAGGGCACTAGCGATTTCAAGCGCATCGAGGAGATTCTTATGCAAATTCtcggcgaggttgatgatcTCAAGGTTCAGGGCACTGTTCAAGCTCCTTCCACCAGCGGTGGACGTGGTCCCTCTTTCGACAACTTGCAGCCTGAGGGCCACTTCGAGCAAGACCGAGGCTATGAGCCTGAAGGCAACTCAACAATCACTCCCAGTCAATCGGGACATTTCTCTCTTTCCAACTCCAGATCTCGCCTAGCAGGCGAACGCAAGTTCTCCGACAATCGAATCAGCACTGTGGCTGAGCATGAGGACGAATACGAGCACGACCACCCTAGCCCATCCGCTGAGCGCAGCAACCCCAACATGCTGACGCCAGAGAGATCGGGCTTCCAGCGCGGCAGCTCAGTTCCCCTTGACACCCCTCCCCAGCCCTCCGGTGTTCCCCAGCCAATGAGTAATGAGAACACACCTCGCACAacggagaagaagaagaagcacaaaTCTGGTCTTTCTGGCTGGTTTCCCAAGATCTCCAGATGGTCTGGAACGACGGCTTCCAGccaaggcaaaggcaaagaggAAGTCAAGTACGACGACTACCCTCCCTCACGATCTGCTTCTAGCCTGGGCTCTTACAACGATGGCGATTACAGCCATGGTCCCTACGATGACCAGCTTCCCGCTGGGTTTCAGCAACAGGAGCTCCCAACGGCACCCAGTGCTGCTCTGCCTGCACCTGTTCGACGTGAAATCTCACGTACCCCGGGTGATGCTCCTAAGTACAAGGTTCACCGAAACTCGTTGAATCTTCAACACCCCCAGCCTAGGCAGGGTCAGACAGAGCGCTTCCGCAACGCTTTGGAATTCTCTGCTCAGGAGTACAATGTTCCGATGACACCCAGATCCGCGGACTGGGGTGGTTCGGTATCCAGCTTCAACCAGATGGGCCAAAACACCAACCGATACAGCCAGGCATCATCTACAGGTGCTCCTCAGGACCCAGCTTACTGGACAACATCCCCAACTGGCCCTCCTCGACCTCCCAAGGAGCCCATTGAGCCTACTGGCAGCCCTTCAGCTATGTCTCCTCAACAAAGAGGCAGCCGTATCTCGAAGTTGGCAAAGGGCAGCCCTGCGCCACACCCGAGCGATGAGAGTGGATATGCCACAATGAGTGGTACCCATTTCAGCAACTACACAAGCAGCCCTAAGCCCGAGAACCGCAACTTGAACGCTGCTTTGGGCGTCCCTACCCGCCGACCCAGTGGTCCTAGGGCCATGACTCCCAAGAGCCCCGAGGACGAATCTCGCCGACGCAAGCGAG aagacacGTTCGGCAGTGTTGCCTCCCACAACACGGATGATACGGAGACCTTCTAG